In Edaphobacter dinghuensis, a genomic segment contains:
- a CDS encoding SDR family NAD(P)-dependent oxidoreductase — translation MFDLAGRCAVVVGGTSGIGRAIALGLASAGADVVASSRSAESVDSMAETLEASGRKTLRVLSDVTDRRSLQALHDTVKSHFGRIDILVNSAGVTKRIPTLDCPETLWQSIMNVNLNGTLRACQIFGASMLEQGYGRIINIASLSTFVAFRDVAAYGASKAAVGALTRSLAVEWAERGVCVNAIAPGIFPTELNRALLDSPRGHELLLRTPMRRFGRVDEVAGTAVFLASDEAAYTTGEILSVDGGYFASGVNQ, via the coding sequence ATGTTTGATCTTGCAGGAAGATGCGCGGTCGTTGTCGGAGGGACCTCGGGGATTGGGAGGGCCATCGCACTGGGGCTGGCCTCAGCAGGTGCTGATGTTGTTGCCTCATCGCGATCGGCGGAATCGGTGGATTCCATGGCAGAGACGTTAGAGGCATCGGGACGAAAGACGCTGCGAGTTCTGTCCGATGTCACAGACCGTCGATCGCTGCAGGCGCTGCACGACACGGTGAAGTCGCATTTTGGGCGCATCGATATCCTGGTCAACTCGGCGGGCGTCACGAAGCGGATACCGACGCTTGATTGTCCGGAGACATTGTGGCAAAGCATCATGAACGTCAATTTGAACGGCACGCTGCGCGCCTGTCAGATCTTTGGTGCGTCGATGCTGGAACAAGGATATGGCCGCATTATCAACATTGCTTCGCTCTCAACCTTTGTTGCTTTTCGCGACGTCGCCGCTTATGGGGCGAGCAAGGCCGCAGTTGGCGCGCTGACTCGCTCGCTTGCGGTGGAGTGGGCTGAGCGAGGAGTTTGCGTGAATGCGATTGCACCGGGAATCTTCCCCACTGAGTTAAATCGTGCGTTGCTCGATTCGCCGCGTGGCCATGAGCTTTTGTTGCGAACGCCGATGCGCCGCTTCGGCCGTGTTGATGAGGTTGCGGGAACCGCAGTCTTTCTTGCATCGGATGAAGCCGCCTATACGACCGGAGAGATTCTTTCTGTCGATGGCGGCTATTTTGCCAGCGGGGTGAATCAATAG
- a CDS encoding DNRLRE domain-containing protein, translating into MAIWLFAAGPVWAVEATLVADAHVNSALPGVNSGAISNLNVGAGYTALLQFDLGVLPAGTTAGQVSRAMLRLYCNRVDAAGQVSVHPVNGAWGEYSVTYATLPALGSAAQAVQVDAAGAYVTVDVTSLVQGWITAPATNNGLALTADIAGVQFDSKENDLTGHAAVLDVTLATAGPAGPVGPTGPAGPIGLTGSTGATGAAGAAGAQGLAGPAGAKGDTGAMGPVGPAGATGAQGPQGLQGLQGPQGLQGIPGPAGAPGPTGAAGATGPAGPSGPAGMAFRGAYSSTVNYAVNDAVSYQGASYISIAAANHGNTPGTNPAYWSVLAVQGAAGAQGPVGATGATGPQGASGPQGVPGPAGVAGSVGMNYRGNWGLGVTYQVSDAASFDGSTYLALVSNAGMEPDLYPAAWAVLAQKGSVGATGPQGVAATVSVGTVTTGAAGSMASVTNSGTATAAVLNFTIPQGAAGTNGTGGGTGSVSGALSGSMYHSVSFNNIYYSVNNTNASGNEDASVLTWVPAGCTATSLNVYSQQSNAITVMLRQGTPGSMADTSLSCKASSSGSCSVTGSVAVAAGNFVDFEVSNANGVPAAVWMAVACN; encoded by the coding sequence TTGGCGATTTGGCTCTTTGCTGCGGGGCCGGTGTGGGCGGTCGAGGCAACTTTGGTGGCGGATGCGCATGTGAACAGCGCTCTGCCCGGAGTCAACAGCGGTGCAATCTCAAACCTGAACGTGGGTGCCGGGTATACAGCGTTGCTGCAGTTTGACCTGGGAGTGCTGCCTGCGGGGACAACTGCGGGGCAAGTTTCACGGGCGATGCTTCGACTGTATTGCAATCGGGTGGATGCGGCCGGACAGGTGAGCGTGCATCCCGTGAATGGAGCGTGGGGCGAATATAGCGTGACCTATGCGACGCTGCCCGCGCTGGGGAGTGCGGCGCAGGCGGTTCAGGTGGATGCAGCGGGAGCCTATGTGACGGTGGACGTGACATCGTTGGTGCAGGGGTGGATTACTGCTCCGGCGACGAACAATGGCCTGGCATTGACTGCGGATATTGCGGGAGTGCAGTTCGACAGCAAGGAAAACGACCTGACGGGTCATGCGGCAGTGCTGGATGTGACGTTGGCTACCGCCGGTCCTGCTGGTCCTGTTGGTCCGACCGGCCCAGCAGGGCCGATTGGGTTGACCGGATCGACGGGCGCGACTGGAGCCGCGGGTGCAGCAGGAGCCCAAGGTCTAGCGGGGCCTGCCGGCGCTAAGGGAGACACGGGAGCGATGGGGCCAGTCGGTCCAGCGGGTGCTACCGGGGCGCAGGGACCTCAAGGGTTACAAGGACTGCAAGGGCCTCAGGGACTTCAAGGTATCCCTGGTCCTGCCGGTGCGCCTGGGCCAACTGGAGCAGCGGGAGCAACTGGGCCAGCCGGACCTTCGGGACCGGCTGGAATGGCGTTTCGCGGAGCCTACTCATCGACTGTGAACTATGCGGTGAATGATGCTGTGAGCTATCAGGGAGCCAGCTATATCTCGATAGCTGCGGCAAATCACGGAAATACTCCGGGGACGAACCCGGCGTACTGGAGTGTGCTGGCGGTGCAGGGTGCGGCGGGGGCGCAAGGGCCAGTGGGTGCGACCGGAGCAACGGGACCGCAAGGTGCTTCCGGACCGCAGGGGGTGCCCGGACCAGCGGGTGTGGCTGGCTCAGTTGGGATGAACTATCGAGGGAACTGGGGATTGGGGGTGACCTATCAGGTCAGCGATGCAGCGTCGTTCGATGGCAGTACATATCTGGCGCTGGTGAGCAACGCGGGGATGGAGCCGGACCTGTATCCCGCGGCGTGGGCAGTGCTGGCGCAGAAGGGAAGTGTGGGGGCGACCGGTCCGCAGGGTGTGGCAGCGACGGTAAGTGTCGGGACAGTGACTACCGGTGCAGCAGGTTCGATGGCAAGTGTGACCAATAGCGGGACGGCGACGGCAGCGGTCTTGAATTTCACCATTCCACAGGGTGCGGCGGGAACGAATGGAACAGGCGGAGGAACGGGCAGTGTCTCGGGAGCTTTGTCCGGCTCGATGTATCACTCGGTCTCGTTCAACAACATCTACTATTCCGTGAACAACACGAACGCGAGTGGAAACGAGGATGCTTCGGTACTGACATGGGTTCCAGCGGGCTGTACGGCCACATCACTGAACGTGTACTCGCAGCAGTCGAATGCAATTACTGTGATGCTGCGGCAGGGAACGCCGGGAAGTATGGCGGACACGTCGCTAAGCTGTAAGGCGTCTTCGAGCGGCTCCTGTTCGGTGACCGGAAGCGTCGCAGTGGCGGCGGGAAACTTCGTGGACTTTGAAGTAAGCAACGCGAACGGAGTACCGGCAGCTGTATGGATGGCCGTAGCCTGCAATTAA